The sequence TTCTAAGCGTAAATAAAACTCAGCAACATCTAAAAGGGCCTGCATAGGAGTCACACCGATTAACTCACTGCCAATTACATTAACGCCGTATCGGGCGGCCTCGGATTTTACCGTCTCGAAAACTCGGTACAAAGGTGTGCCGGTGTAATTAACCATGTTAATCGAAACCTGCGCCACATCCCTATCCTCTAACATCACTCCCATGGCTCGAACATATTTGAACCCGCCTTTAACCTCTCGGATAGAATCAGCAATTTTTTTAGCTATACTGAGATCATTAGTACCCAGATTAATATTATAGGCCACTAAAAACTGTCGTGCCCCAACGACCGTAGCTCCGGCGGTAGGATGCATCTTCGGCTGCCCATAATCAGGATGGCGTTCCGGTTGGCTGATCGCTTCTTTTAACCCTTCGTACTCTCCTTTTCTCACATCAGGGAGCCTCCTTCTGCCGGGAACTCGGGCAGCCTCTTCGTATAAGTAGACAGGAATATCCAGCTTACTCGCAATTTCTGAACCCAGCTCATTAGCTAATTGTATGCATTCCTCCATGCTGACCTCTTTGACCGGTATGAAGGGAATTACATCCGTCGCCCCAATCCGGGGATGCCCTCCTTGTTGTTGTTCCATATCAATTAATTCGCAAGCCTTGGCACAAGCATTGAAGGCTGCCAGCTTAACACTTTGGGGCTCTCCCACAAAGGTTACAACTGTACGATTATGACTGGCATCAGGCTTAACATCCAGCAGCTTTACCCCCTTGACCTGCTTGACCTCGGATACAATAGCCTCAATCACCTCTGGACGACGACCTTCACTAAAATTCGGCACACATTCAACGAGTTTTCCCATTAATTTTTTGACCCCTCTCTAATTCGGTAATTTCCTCATTATATAATAGAAAAGCTTCAGCAAGGCAACTCCAATTAAGACAAGTATAACTCCAATAATTTTACGTTTCAAATTCTATGGTTCATTGAGAACAACAATTTCATGATTATTGTAATAACCGGTCTGGGCACTTTCGAAAAAATAGGGTTCAATTGTCCAATTCAACGGTTAAATGACAAAAACCTTCTTTACAAGCTTAGTGCTTAAAAGAAGGTTTTTGTCGCATCTTTTGTTCTATCATGAGCTCAACACAATTCCTAGGATTTCCTCTTCCTCCAGAGGTCTATCTAACTGATCTATTTTATCAAGGGTCTTATTTAGCAGTTGATTCACAGTCTCTTGATCATGGGCCATTCCCCTGGATTTCAGGAGCCATACCACATTCTTAAACTTGGTCTGTTTACCAAAGGAGGTAGAATGCTTTCTGCCTACACTTTCCGGTGGAAAGGTTTGATAATTAGCAAAGTCCTTCTGGATTCCGTCAATATGAATCGATGAAGTATGGGTGAAGACGTCCGCCCCAATAATAGGTTTGGCCCGTGGAACTACACGGCCGGCGGCGGAACTAACCATTAAAGCAATTGCATTTAACCGTTTAAGATCCAGCTTCACCTCTTGCTTGAGACTGTATTTCAGGGCAACCGCCACCTCCTCCAGGGCTGAATTTCCCGCCCTCTCCCC comes from Desulfosporosinus meridiei DSM 13257 and encodes:
- the ftcD gene encoding glutamate formimidoyltransferase, giving the protein MGKLVECVPNFSEGRRPEVIEAIVSEVKQVKGVKLLDVKPDASHNRTVVTFVGEPQSVKLAAFNACAKACELIDMEQQQGGHPRIGATDVIPFIPVKEVSMEECIQLANELGSEIASKLDIPVYLYEEAARVPGRRRLPDVRKGEYEGLKEAISQPERHPDYGQPKMHPTAGATVVGARQFLVAYNINLGTNDLSIAKKIADSIREVKGGFKYVRAMGVMLEDRDVAQVSINMVNYTGTPLYRVFETVKSEAARYGVNVIGSELIGVTPMQALLDVAEFYLRLENFDRKQVFEENLVED